DNA sequence from the Methanolobus psychrophilus R15 genome:
CCCTCACTGATTCGACCCCGTGGATTATGTGGACCCACCCATATTTCCCCTCAAAATCTCTCAGGATATCAGGGGTTGAGTCCGTACTGCCGTCATCAACGATTACCCATAGATTTGGCTTAATAGTATTATTAAGAACCGATTCGATCAGTCCCGGTAATGACTTCTCTTCGTTTTTACAAGGAGTCACGATAATATAATCATTTTTTCCCATAACTCACCCGATCAAGATCTTTCTTTGATGATGTTTTCCTCAATAGAATCTACAATGAACTTAACTATATCAGTTGCACTATCGTATAGTCTTTGAGTCTTTACTTGCCATTTATCATTTAGTTCCTTATCCTGTAGGAGCATTTCTGCTTTTGCAATGGCCTCATGTTTGTCTACTATAGTATAGCAAAGATCGTATTTAGTCTCAAGCTCATCCAGATAGCCCCGGCGGGTGTTAGAAACATAGATGGAGGGAACGCCCAATATTGCAGACTCTGAGGCCATGGTTGCTCCTTCACCGATGTACAGTTTGGCGAAGTGCAATATATGATGCAGATGAGCAGGGTCTATCTCAAGCTTGTGCTCTTCAATCAGCGGCCAGTGATCAGTTTCCGAGAAGATGATGACCCTGCCATATTCCTTAAGCCGGGAAATGAAATCACGCAGCTCTTCTTCTGATCCAAAACTGAACCCATGGGCCCCTATATCGTGATGCGAAGCAAGAGCAGATAACCTCAGGACGATGTAGTCCCCTTCAAGGCCATATTTTTCAATAACTGTCCTGTCAGGAGTAAAGTGATCCGGATGCAGGTATGCTAACTCATAATAGCCTTCAAATCGCACCTGCTTGGGCCCAAGATACACGTAGAAGCTTGTTGAAGTGTATATCTTATCGGTGAACGGGAAAGTCAGCTTCATGACAAGACCGGCTATTTCAGTATCAGGGAATGCTATGTGGGGTCTCCCGAGCAACCTGCTGACGTGTGCGGAATACGGAGAACCAGGGCTTACAAAGATATCCGGCCTGAACTTACTTGCAAACTGATATAAACGGAAGTCATTGACCAGGATACCAAGAGCCTTTCCTCCGATGTTTGAATAATAAGGGCATAAGTGATGATCTATGCCAAGGTCCTCAAGCATTCTTCGGGTATTCTCTTTCGCCCTTGCAAAAACCTTAACTTCATGGCCTTTGTCTTGAAGTTCTGCAATAACATCCTTGAAGACATTCACATCTTTGGGATGACCAATATCAAGCAATATTTTCATTCATATTCACATCCCCTATCTTTCTGGCAGGCACTCCTGCAACGATTGCATAAGCCGCTACATCTTTTGTAACAACTGAGCCTGCCCCGACAACAGCCCCTGCACCAACATAGACATCCGGCATGATGATAGCACCTGCACCTATCCAGGCATCATCTCCAATGGTCACTTTCCCTCTCTGGACCTTCACATACGGATATATCCAGGAATTATTAGGATCAGAAGAGGATAACAATATCACATTAGGTCCGATTGCTGCCCTGTTGCCAATTATCACATTTCCCCGGTCTTCAAGCTTTTCTGCGATTGTCAGGCCTTCCGCAATATAAGCCTGGGTACCGATATGGTAGCCACACCTTCTGTAGAGAAATAAGCGCAAAGAAGCGGACGGGATATTTTTCGCGATCCATTTAAATATCTTTTTTCGGAAGCGCCAGAGCAATTGCGATCACACCATGAGTTTTTTATAAACTGAAAAGCCAAAGCCTGCAATACTGCTTCTTGCCCGTGAATGCACCTTCTCATATCTCCCGAAATTGACCATCTCCCCACCAAACCTTCTCTTGAACTCCCGCACTCCATAAGGTTTATCGGGGTGACCGGCTCCACCGAAATCAAAGACCTTGTACTTGCCGGCGTTTTCCTTGAGGACATGCCAGACAAGAAGCTCATCTACATAGTCGATCTCCGGTTTTGACCCAGCATACCAGTCGTAGACCATGTCCTTATAGTTCAGCGTGATCCTTGTGCCTATAGCCTCATTGTCCAGCACTGCTATGAAAAAATCTGCAAAGCCGGTAGGTGCAAGATCTTCGTAGACTGCCTCAAAGAGAGAGATGTCTGCGATGGGGACCTTGAACCTTTTGTAAGTGTCATCCACCAGATCATAGCAGGCTGTGAGTTCTTCCATGCTGCTGACCTTTCGAACGACCATGCCGTTCTTTTCAGCGCGGTTTATACCTTTCCTGCGGGACTTGTGGATGTCCTGCCATATATCTTCTTCATTTCGGTAAAGATCTATCAGAAAATCCAGGTGCTGGTCATATTCATACCCAAGGACAGCAAGCATTTGAGCAGAATCCTGCGTGTCCCACATGTTACGTATCTGGGTGTAAACGACCTTGCTCCCCACGAGACGGTTATAGTGCTCCACCAACAGCCTGGCAGCTTCCCGGCCTGGCGGCGAATCAACGAAAAGGGGCCCTCCCTGTAGTATCGAACGGGATGAGAACGCGGACAGCAAGCCGCCAAACTCTGAAATGATAGTTGCCTGCATGACTGCAAGTATATCTCCGGAGACTGATTCTACCGCTGCAAGACACACAGGATTATAATTTCTGGTCTTCCTATAGGCCTCTGTCATCATAAAAGACTGGAAAACATTACCCTGAGGGTGGGAAAGAACGAAATCTTCCCAGCGGGAAGCATCAATAGAATCTGTGATCTCTATCATAGCACATCATCCAGTCCTGCTTTTGGCACGTTCGCCTGATATCTTCCTGTAGTGTATGATCCCCGCCTTCCCCACATTCTTCACGTTCTGCATCACCAGTTCCTTAGTCCACCCGGACATACTGTCGCACCACCTGTTGGGATGGGCGAGGATGCAGATCTGTGCGAATTCACGGCTTTTGACCAGCCGGATCACATCATCTGTGGTCCTTACGTTGCAGGCGAGCTTACCATTTGAACCGCCGGAGCATCCTTCAAGGACGTCCTTGACACGTATCTTCCTGTCTGCCCAGGTCCTGCCGGTATCTGTGAGGTATAGTACCCGGGAGTAATCCAGGGAAAAGTAGGGTTCGCCTATCAGTCCCATATCCCTGAAATCGTGATCTTCCCACAGGTCCCTGTTGGACCATGAAGCAAGAGGGTTGCCGTGCATGCAGGCAGTTGTGACCTGCGCATATTTTCGAAGGTCTTCAAGCTCCT
Encoded proteins:
- a CDS encoding galactoside-O-acetyltransferase; its protein translation is MRLFLYRRCGYHIGTQAYIAEGLTIAEKLEDRGNVIIGNRAAIGPNVILLSSSDPNNSWIYPYVKVQRGKVTIGDDAWIGAGAIIMPDVYVGAGAVVGAGSVVTKDVAAYAIVAGVPARKIGDVNMNENIA